CCTCGAGAATTGCGAACGACTCGAGGTGGGTCAGGTCGTCTTCGACCTCGAGGACGCGGGAGACGAACGAATCGTGGAACACGCCGTAGTCGGCTTCGGTGAGGTTGGCGACGTGGGTGAGCGTCCCGCGCTTGTAGCTGGTGTTGACGGGCACTTCAACGGCCCCGACCTTGGCACAGGCAAACCAGAGGAAGAGATACTCGAGGCTGTTTGGCAGCATCAAGAGCACGTGGTCGCCTTTCTCCACGCCTTGCTCGATCAGGCCGTGTGCGAGCCTGTTTACGATCCGATTCGTTTCGGCGAACGAGACGGTCTCGTCGGTGGTCTCCCACTGTAAAAACGTTTCATCACCGAGTGCTTCCGCCTGATCTTCAAGCACAGTCGGGAGCAGCCAATCCTCCTGGTCCGGATACTGGAGCTCGTAGCTCGCGAAGTCCTCGTACGTCTGCATCGAATAGGTAGACACGGTTGGAGTACATATAGCCAACGCTCACGAACGACCGTGAGCGATCCGTTTGACCAGTGCCTCCACTCGAGGCGTGGTCCTTCGACACGTCGCGTTTCCCGTCCGATATCCCTCGAGCAGCGGAGAGGAGTACGTTTATTACCATGCTTGCACCCATTTTCGGTATGGCAACACAGACGATCGGTGTCATCGGGGCTGGCACCATGGGAAGTGGGATCGCCCAGCTCGCCGCACAGTACGGATACGACGTCGTCCTTCGGGACATCGAACAGGAACTCGTCGACGACGGCCTCGAGCGCATTCGTTCCGGACTCGAGGCGGCGGAATCTCGCGACATTATCCCGAGTGCGGACGACGCCTTTGCCCACGTCGAAGGGACGACGGATATCGAGTACGTCACGGACGAGGCTTCGCTCATCGTCGAGGCGGTGCCGGAGGATATGGACCTGAAAAAGACGGTCTTCGAGGAACTCGACGCACAGGCTGCCCCCGACGTCATCCTCGGCACGAACACGTCCTCACTCTCGGTGACCGAGATCGCGAGCGTAACCGACAACCCCGAACGCGTCCTCGGGATGCACTTTTTCAACCCACCCGTCAAGATGAAGCTCCTCGAGTTGATCACGGGACATCACACGGCCGAGGAAACCGTCGAGCGAGCGGTCGACTTTGCGGAGGCCGTCGGTCGAGATCCTATCGTCGTCGACGACTATCCCGGATTTGCCAGTTCCCGGCTTGGCCTCGTCCTCGGGATGGAGGCCGCACGGATGGTCCAGGAGGGCGTCGCTTCAGCTGAAGACATCGATACGGCGATGGAACAGGGATACAACTTCCCGATGGGGCCGCTGAAACTCGGCGATTACAACGGTTGGGACGTTCGCGTCGAAGTCGGCGAGTATCTCGCGGAGGAACTCGGCCGCGACGTGTACCGACCTCCCCAGAACGTCAAGAAGATGGTTCGTGCGGGTGACTACGGGAAAAAGACCGGCCGCGGATTTTACGACTGGGACGACGAGTGAGCCCGTAACCCTGGCCAGTATCCGTTCTGGTCAGTATCTTCGTAATCGACGGAGTGGGTGAACCGTAGCTGACTTTTCGCGATGAGCCACTGGTCATCGACACGTCGATACTCGTCACGATAGGTGCCCACGCGGACGCCACTCGAGCCGTCGGCGTAGGTGATCGTCGAAAAGACGTACCAGCGACCCGTGGCGTGTGTCGGTTCGTCTTCGGTGGCGTTTTCGCTGTTGGTAGCGTTTTCGTCGCCCTCGCTTTCGATGTCCGGTCCCTGGCCCACGTCGATGAGGGGATTCGTCAACAGGTGGGTAGTTCGCTCGAGCGTCTCTTCGATTACTTCGGTGAACTCTCTGACGCCCTCGTGGCCCTCGTAGGTACCCAACCCGCCGTAATCGAGGGTGGTATCTTCGGTGAACAGGGAGGGAAGCGCCTCGAGCTCCCAGTCGTCGATCAGATAGCAGTACTGTGCCTTGCAGTCGTTGATGGCGATGCGGTGGCGAAGCGTGTCGATGGATGGAATCGTCGGTGTCATCGTTTCTCGTTCGGTATGGGTCAGGTTGTCGTTTGGTGACGGTACGTCGTATGTGCTACGTCTCTCGTTCGTCCGGAGCGAAAACCCGCCAGACTCCTTGAGCGGTGGCCAGACACTCTCCGGATTCGCGTCCGTAAATTTCGCCCTCGATGACGGCCGAGCGCGACGCCGTCGAGCGAACCGTCGCGTGGGCGACGATCGGTTCCCGGATTGGCGCGAGGTAGTTCGTCGTGAGCGACATCGTCGGGCCGTGGGCTCGCTCTTCGCCCTCGAGGGCGACGATCAACGAGAGCCCCATTACCGAATCGAGGACGGCGGCAGCGATACCGCCGTGTAACACGCCGCCTGATGCCGGATTCGCGTACTCCTCGTGGTAAGGCATGGTCGCCTGGAGATGCGCGTCGTCGTGTGGGGGCGTCGGTTGCTCGAACTCGATCTCGAGTTCCTTGATGAATCCGTGGCTGGACTCAATCTCCCGGATTTCCTCGAGTGCGGCCGCCCTGTCACTCGCAGTCGGTTGGGTTTCAGACACGGTTCACTCACCCATTTCACTCGGGCATTCGTTCGGGGGTTACCGTGTACGTCCGAATCACGTCGTCCTCGAGTTCGACCCAGCCCAGAAACGGCAGGGCGTTGCCGTTTGGGCCGACGACTGCGGCTCGAAACGCTCCTTTGTCGCCGCTCGCGACCACGTCACGGATTTTGTGCTCGATGCCTTCGGCTTGCATCTCATCGATGCGGCCAGCGAGGAAGTCGTGGACGGCGGCTTTGCCCTCGAGGGTGTCCGTCGCCTGGCTGGTGTGGCCATCGTGTTCCCACACCTGCGTGTGCGTCCACTCGACGTCGTCGTGCATTGCTTCGACTGCCGTCTCGGCGTCGCCGCCGTCGATTGAGTCGAAGTACGTCGTCTGCAGCAACTCATATAGGTGACTCTCCGCGTCAGTACGTCCCATACGACGTGGTCACACCCGACGGACAAAACGTTTACCCGTCGCCCAGGGGGACTTCGACCTCGAGTTCGATCAGGTACTCGGGTCCGGCCAGTTGCTCGACGCCGAGGACGGTGTGACACGGGTACGGTGACTCGAAGGTCTCGTCCCAGACGGCCTGATACTCGGCGAATCGACTGTGCGGGTCGACGATGTGTGCGGTCACTTTGACGACGTCCTGGAGGTCGCGGTCGACCGCCTCGCAAATCTTCTCGACGTTCGCGAACGCCTGTCTCGCCTGTGCGGTCATTTCTTCGCCGGCCAGGTTCCGGTCGGCGTCCATCCCGACCTGCCCCGACATGTAGAGACGGCCATCGGCGACGATGGCGTGACTGTAACTGTGACCGGACGAATCCGGTAGGTCCTCGTGGGTGATGGTCTCTCGAGCCATGTTCACGCATTCTCGAGGAGGGACTTATATGCTCACCTCGAACTCGAGGCGCGTGCGAACGATCCTCGAGACTGCCTCGTAGCGAGAAATATTTCCACCGGAAAACGAACGGGCAACAGATTGCTGGAATCTAGAGTGCCATGTAGCCGCCGTCGATCTGGAACATATCACCGGTAGCGAACGACGCTTCTTCCGAGAGCAACCAGGCTACGGCGTCGGCGATCTCCTCGGGTTCGCCAAGCCGCCCCATGGGATGCATCTCGACGAACTGTTCGAACGCTTCGGGGGTTTTCTCCTGAAATCGCTGTGAGAGGGGTGTGTCGATGGTCCCCGGACACACGGCGTTGACCCGGATGTCGTCCTGTGCGGTCTCGACGGCTGCCGTCCGGGTCAGTCCGAGAATCCCGTGTTTCGTCGCGACGTACGGGGCTGCACCCGCGCCCGTCTGCCCCGATATCGATGAGGTGTTGACGATGGCACCGCCCTCACCCTCGAGCATCGCCCGGATTTCGTGTTTGAGACAGAGCCAGACGCCTTTCATGTTCACGTCGACGACGCAGTCCCAGTTGTCGACGGTTTGGTCGACGGTCGGCTCGTTGTCGCCTTCGATGCCAGCGTTGTTGAACGCCATATCGAGCGATCCGTACGTCTCGAGGGTCGTGTCGACGAGATTTTTGACTGACGACTCGTTCGAGACGTCGGTTTCGACGAACGTCGCCTCGCCACCGCTCGATTCGATTCCGTCGACGACTGACTCGCCTCCATCTCGGTCGACGTCCGCCACGACGACGCTCGCGCCATCGCTGGCGAGGCGTTTCGCCGCTGCTCGTCCGATCCCCGACGCGCCGCCGGTGACGATGGCCGCCTTGCCTTCGAACTCGTATGCCATGTTCACTCGTTGAACAGTCAAGTTATATAAAATCATCTTCTGGCCAAGCCGATAGATTGGTGGCGAACCGGGAACGGTCGGCAAAGCGTTCCTCGAGAGGGGTAGCTATTTGATGGTGACGGTGCAACGCCTTACCATACCGGCTCGGAAAACGAGCCACGCCAGTTGAAACCATGAGACTCTACGACTGTTACGGCCAGCACACACTCGAACAGCTACAGGACCAACTCGAGCGCTACGCTGACGTGGCGCTGTACGAAGACGTCTTCTCTACGGCAGGGCTCGAGCCCGGTGCGATCTCCTCCTGGGAGGACTTTCGGTCGTTGCCGCTGACGACGACCGAGGACTTGCTCGCCGACGTCGAGTCCAACCCTCCGACGGGGTCGCTTCACGAAGAAGGGGCGATGATTTCGTTCACGCCGGCGAAGGACAGTGAACTGCCGGTGTTCGAAACGCCGGGGGACATTACTCGCTATGCAGAGGT
The DNA window shown above is from Natronosalvus amylolyticus and carries:
- a CDS encoding RidA family protein encodes the protein MARETITHEDLPDSSGHSYSHAIVADGRLYMSGQVGMDADRNLAGEEMTAQARQAFANVEKICEAVDRDLQDVVKVTAHIVDPHSRFAEYQAVWDETFESPYPCHTVLGVEQLAGPEYLIELEVEVPLGDG
- a CDS encoding nuclear transport factor 2 family protein, with amino-acid sequence MGRTDAESHLYELLQTTYFDSIDGGDAETAVEAMHDDVEWTHTQVWEHDGHTSQATDTLEGKAAVHDFLAGRIDEMQAEGIEHKIRDVVASGDKGAFRAAVVGPNGNALPFLGWVELEDDVIRTYTVTPERMPE
- a CDS encoding PaaI family thioesterase is translated as MSETQPTASDRAAALEEIREIESSHGFIKELEIEFEQPTPPHDDAHLQATMPYHEEYANPASGGVLHGGIAAAVLDSVMGLSLIVALEGEERAHGPTMSLTTNYLAPIREPIVAHATVRSTASRSAVIEGEIYGRESGECLATAQGVWRVFAPDERET
- a CDS encoding nuclear transport factor 2 family protein, translated to MTPTIPSIDTLRHRIAINDCKAQYCYLIDDWELEALPSLFTEDTTLDYGGLGTYEGHEGVREFTEVIEETLERTTHLLTNPLIDVGQGPDIESEGDENATNSENATEDEPTHATGRWYVFSTITYADGSSGVRVGTYRDEYRRVDDQWLIAKSQLRFTHSVDYEDTDQNGYWPGLRAHSSSQS
- a CDS encoding glucose 1-dehydrogenase yields the protein MAYEFEGKAAIVTGGASGIGRAAAKRLASDGASVVVADVDRDGGESVVDGIESSGGEATFVETDVSNESSVKNLVDTTLETYGSLDMAFNNAGIEGDNEPTVDQTVDNWDCVVDVNMKGVWLCLKHEIRAMLEGEGGAIVNTSSISGQTGAGAAPYVATKHGILGLTRTAAVETAQDDIRVNAVCPGTIDTPLSQRFQEKTPEAFEQFVEMHPMGRLGEPEEIADAVAWLLSEEASFATGDMFQIDGGYMAL
- a CDS encoding 3-hydroxyacyl-CoA dehydrogenase family protein gives rise to the protein MATQTIGVIGAGTMGSGIAQLAAQYGYDVVLRDIEQELVDDGLERIRSGLEAAESRDIIPSADDAFAHVEGTTDIEYVTDEASLIVEAVPEDMDLKKTVFEELDAQAAPDVILGTNTSSLSVTEIASVTDNPERVLGMHFFNPPVKMKLLELITGHHTAEETVERAVDFAEAVGRDPIVVDDYPGFASSRLGLVLGMEAARMVQEGVASAEDIDTAMEQGYNFPMGPLKLGDYNGWDVRVEVGEYLAEELGRDVYRPPQNVKKMVRAGDYGKKTGRGFYDWDDE